From Diceros bicornis minor isolate mBicDic1 chromosome 17, mDicBic1.mat.cur, whole genome shotgun sequence, the proteins below share one genomic window:
- the DNAJC22 gene encoding dnaJ homolog subfamily C member 22 isoform X2, with product MSGATGLVLRPFLYRMAKGLLVTYALWAVGGPAGLHHLYLGRDSHALLWMLTLGGGGLGWLWEFWKLPSFVAQANRAQGQRQSSGGGTPPLSLIRFAAQMIVGIYFGLVALISFSFMANFYIVGLPLAVGLGVLLVAAVGNQTSDFKNTLGAAFLTSPIFYGRPIAILPISLAASITAQKHRRYKASAGSETLSVRLYRLGLAYLAFTGPLAYSALCNTAATLSYVAETLGSFLSWFSFFPLLGRLMESVFLLPYRVWRLLVGDPGCSSSYFQEWEKLYEFVHSFQDEKRQLAYQALGLSEGARNEDIHRRYRELVKIWHPDHNRHQTEEAQRHFLEIQAAYEVLSQPRKPRGSWR from the exons ATGTCAGGTGCCACTGGACTTGTTCTGAGACCCTTTCTCTACAGGATGGCCAAGGGGCTCCTGGTGACCTATGCCCTCTGGGCTGTAGGGGGCCCTGCTGGGCTCCACCACCTGTACCTGGGAAGAGACAGCCACGCACTGCTCTGGATGCTTACCCTGGGGGGTGGTGGGCTGGGCTGGCTCTGGGAGTTCTGGAAGCTCCCAAGCTTTGTAGCTCAGGCTAACAGAGCCCAGGGGCAGAGGCAGAGCTCAGGAGGGGGGACACCCCCCCTAAGTCTCATTCGCTTTGCTGCCCAGATGATAGTGGGCATCTATTTTGGCCTTGTGGCTCTCATTAGCTTTTCCTTCATGGCTAACTTCTATATTGTAGGACTCCCACTGGCAGTTGGCTTAGGAGTCTTGCTGGTGGCTGCTGTTGGCAACCAGACCTCAGACTTTAAGAACACTCTAGGGGCGGCATTTCTTACTTCCCCTATCTTCTATGGCCGCCCCATAGCTATCCTGCCCATCAGCTTGGCTGCCAGCATCACAGCCCAGAAGCATCGCCGCTACAAAGCTTCTGCTGGGTCAGAGACTCTCAGTGTGCGGCTCTACCGCCTGGGCTTGGCTTACCTTGCTTTCACGGGCCCGCTAGCATACAGCGCCCTCTGCAACACAGCTGCCACCCTCAGCTATGTGGCAGAGACCCTTGGCTCCTTCTTGAGTTGGTTCagcttcttccccctccttggccGCCTCATGGAATCTGTCTTCCTTCTGCCTTACCGAGTCTGGAGGCTGCTGGTGGGGGATCCTGGCTGCAGCAGCAGCTACTTCCAGGAGTGGGAGAAGCTCTATGAATTTGTTCACAGTTTTCAGGATGAGAAGCGTCAGCTGGCTTACCAG GCTTTGGGTCTCTCAGAGGGGGCAAGAAATGAAGACATACATCGCAGATACCGGGAGCTAGTGAAGATCTGGCACCCTGACCACAACCGGCACCAGACAGAGGAGGCTCAGAGGCATTTTTTGGAAATCCAGGCTGCATACGAAGTCCTGAGTCAGCCCAGGAAGCCCAGGGGATCTTGGAGGTGA
- the DNAJC22 gene encoding dnaJ homolog subfamily C member 22 isoform X1 has protein sequence MSGATGLVLRPFLYRMAKGLLVTYALWAVGGPAGLHHLYLGRDSHALLWMLTLGGGGLGWLWEFWKLPSFVAQANRAQGQRQSSGGGTPPLSLIRFAAQMIVGIYFGLVALISFSFMANFYIVGLPLAVGLGVLLVAAVGNQTSDFKNTLGAAFLTSPIFYGRPIAILPISLAASITAQKHRRYKASAGSETLSVRLYRLGLAYLAFTGPLAYSALCNTAATLSYVAETLGSFLSWFSFFPLLGRLMESVFLLPYRVWRLLVGDPGCSSSYFQEWEKLYEFVHSFQDEKRQLAYQALGLSEGARNEDIHRRYRELVKIWHPDHNRHQTEEAQRHFLEIQAAYEVLSQPRKPRGSWRRTFEELHFPQEGTGGCGVG, from the exons ATGTCAGGTGCCACTGGACTTGTTCTGAGACCCTTTCTCTACAGGATGGCCAAGGGGCTCCTGGTGACCTATGCCCTCTGGGCTGTAGGGGGCCCTGCTGGGCTCCACCACCTGTACCTGGGAAGAGACAGCCACGCACTGCTCTGGATGCTTACCCTGGGGGGTGGTGGGCTGGGCTGGCTCTGGGAGTTCTGGAAGCTCCCAAGCTTTGTAGCTCAGGCTAACAGAGCCCAGGGGCAGAGGCAGAGCTCAGGAGGGGGGACACCCCCCCTAAGTCTCATTCGCTTTGCTGCCCAGATGATAGTGGGCATCTATTTTGGCCTTGTGGCTCTCATTAGCTTTTCCTTCATGGCTAACTTCTATATTGTAGGACTCCCACTGGCAGTTGGCTTAGGAGTCTTGCTGGTGGCTGCTGTTGGCAACCAGACCTCAGACTTTAAGAACACTCTAGGGGCGGCATTTCTTACTTCCCCTATCTTCTATGGCCGCCCCATAGCTATCCTGCCCATCAGCTTGGCTGCCAGCATCACAGCCCAGAAGCATCGCCGCTACAAAGCTTCTGCTGGGTCAGAGACTCTCAGTGTGCGGCTCTACCGCCTGGGCTTGGCTTACCTTGCTTTCACGGGCCCGCTAGCATACAGCGCCCTCTGCAACACAGCTGCCACCCTCAGCTATGTGGCAGAGACCCTTGGCTCCTTCTTGAGTTGGTTCagcttcttccccctccttggccGCCTCATGGAATCTGTCTTCCTTCTGCCTTACCGAGTCTGGAGGCTGCTGGTGGGGGATCCTGGCTGCAGCAGCAGCTACTTCCAGGAGTGGGAGAAGCTCTATGAATTTGTTCACAGTTTTCAGGATGAGAAGCGTCAGCTGGCTTACCAG GCTTTGGGTCTCTCAGAGGGGGCAAGAAATGAAGACATACATCGCAGATACCGGGAGCTAGTGAAGATCTGGCACCCTGACCACAACCGGCACCAGACAGAGGAGGCTCAGAGGCATTTTTTGGAAATCCAGGCTGCATACGAAGTCCTGAGTCAGCCCAGGAAGCCCAGGGGATCTTGGAG gagAACTTTCGAGGAGCTACACTTTCCCCAAGAAGGAACAGGCGGCTGTGGGGTGGGGTAG
- the C1QL4 gene encoding complement C1q-like protein 4: protein MVLLLLVAIPLLVHSSRGPAHYEMLGRCRMVCDPHGPRGPGPDGVPASVPPFPPGAKGEVGRRGKAGLRGPPGPPGPRGPPGEPGRPGPPGPPGPGPGGVAPPAGYMPRIAFYAGLRRPHEGYEVLRFDDVVTNVGNAYEAASGKFTCPMPGVYFFAYHVLMRGGDGTSMWADLMKNGQVRASAIAQDADQNYDYASNSVILHLDVGDEVFIKLDGGKVHGGNTNKYSTFSGFIIYPD, encoded by the exons ATGGTGCTGCTGCTCCTGGTGGCCATTCCACTGCTGGTGCACAGCTCCCGCGGGCCTGCGCACTACGAGATGCTGGGTCGCTGCCGCATGGTGTGCGACCCGCATGGGCCGCGAGGCCCAGGACCCGACGGCGTGCCCGCCTCCGTGCCCCCTTTCCCACCGGGCGCCAAGGGAGAGGTGGGCCGGCGCGGAAAGGCAGGTCTGCGGGGGCCTCCGGGACCGCCAGGTCCCAGAGGGCCTCCAGGAGAGCCTGGCAGGCCAGGTCCCCCGGGCCCTCCGGGCCCAGGCCCAGGCggggtggcgccccctgccggcTACATGCCTCGCATTGCCTTCTACGCGGGCCTGCGGAGGCCACACGAAGGTTACGAGGTGCTGCGCTTCGACGACGTGGTGACCAATGTGGGCAACGCTTATGAGGCGGCCAGTGGCAAGTTCACCTGCCCCATGCCGGGTGTCTACTTCTTCGCTTACCATGTGCTCATGCGCGGCGGCGACGGCACCAGCATGTGGGCAGACCTGATGAAGAACGGACAG GTCCGGGCAAGCGCTATTGCTCAGGACGCAGACCAGAACTACGACTATGCCAGCAACAGCGTCATCCTGCACCTGGACGTGGGCGATGAAGTCTTCATTAAGCTGGACGGCGGGAAAGTGCACGGTGGTAACACCAACAAGTACAGCACCTTCTCTGGCTTCATCATCTACCCGGACTGA
- the DNAJC22 gene encoding dnaJ homolog subfamily C member 22 isoform X3, protein MSGATGLVLRPFLYRMAKGLLVTYALWAVGGPAGLHHLYLGRDSHALLWMLTLGGGGLGWLWEFWKLPSFVAQANRAQGQRQSSGGGTPPLSLIRFAAQMIVGIYFGLVALISFSFMANFYIVGLPLAVGLGVLLVAAVGNQTSDFKNTLGAAFLTSPIFYGRPIAILPISLAASITAQKHRRYKASAGSETLSVRLYRLGLAYLAFTGPLAYSALCNTAATLSYVAETLGSFLSWFSFFPLLGRLMESVFLLPYRVWRLLVGDPGCSSSYFQEWEKLYEFVHSFQDEKRQLAYQLLFP, encoded by the exons ATGTCAGGTGCCACTGGACTTGTTCTGAGACCCTTTCTCTACAGGATGGCCAAGGGGCTCCTGGTGACCTATGCCCTCTGGGCTGTAGGGGGCCCTGCTGGGCTCCACCACCTGTACCTGGGAAGAGACAGCCACGCACTGCTCTGGATGCTTACCCTGGGGGGTGGTGGGCTGGGCTGGCTCTGGGAGTTCTGGAAGCTCCCAAGCTTTGTAGCTCAGGCTAACAGAGCCCAGGGGCAGAGGCAGAGCTCAGGAGGGGGGACACCCCCCCTAAGTCTCATTCGCTTTGCTGCCCAGATGATAGTGGGCATCTATTTTGGCCTTGTGGCTCTCATTAGCTTTTCCTTCATGGCTAACTTCTATATTGTAGGACTCCCACTGGCAGTTGGCTTAGGAGTCTTGCTGGTGGCTGCTGTTGGCAACCAGACCTCAGACTTTAAGAACACTCTAGGGGCGGCATTTCTTACTTCCCCTATCTTCTATGGCCGCCCCATAGCTATCCTGCCCATCAGCTTGGCTGCCAGCATCACAGCCCAGAAGCATCGCCGCTACAAAGCTTCTGCTGGGTCAGAGACTCTCAGTGTGCGGCTCTACCGCCTGGGCTTGGCTTACCTTGCTTTCACGGGCCCGCTAGCATACAGCGCCCTCTGCAACACAGCTGCCACCCTCAGCTATGTGGCAGAGACCCTTGGCTCCTTCTTGAGTTGGTTCagcttcttccccctccttggccGCCTCATGGAATCTGTCTTCCTTCTGCCTTACCGAGTCTGGAGGCTGCTGGTGGGGGATCCTGGCTGCAGCAGCAGCTACTTCCAGGAGTGGGAGAAGCTCTATGAATTTGTTCACAGTTTTCAGGATGAGAAGCGTCAGCTGGCTTACCAG CTTCTGTTTCCCTAA